TCTACGTCAGTACCAATACAGTCAAAACCCATGTGCGGGGAATTATGAATAAACTGTCTGTGGATGATCGAGTACAAGCAGCAGTAGTCGCTCTGCGAACAGGAATAGTTTAAATTTAAAACTTATAGTTGAAATTATCCCCGTAACTGTGTCACTAAATGGACTAATTCTGGTATAATCAGTTTCTCCATCCCTAGACGTACAGCATTACTCGAACCAGGTAGGGAAAAAATTAATTTTTGTTGATAAACACCAGCAACTGCACGAGAGGCGATCGCCCTAGAACCAATTTCCTGATAACTTAGAAACCGAAACAACTCACCAAATCCTGGCAAGGTTTTATTTAAAAGCTTTTCCACCGCATCATAGGTTGTATCCCGTGGAGCAATACCCGTACCACCATTCAAAATGATTGCATCAATGACAGGATTTTCACTCAAAGAAGCCAATCGCTGCTGAATCTGTACTGGCTCATCCGGGATAATCATATAGGACGCAATACAATGATTCTCAGCTTGTAATAAATCTTGAATCAATCGACCACTTTTATCTGTTTCTTGAGAACGAGTATCACTAACAGTCAGCACTGCACAAGTGACAGTAACTCCTATTTTATCAGCGTGGGGAATGGGATTCATTGATTTGGTAATCGGGAATGGGTGATAGGTAATAGAAGTTTATATTTTATTGCTCAACTTTGCTCACGATAAAACTCGTTAGGAATTGTGAGGTATATGAAACAGAAAGTCATCACGCACCAAAATTCAGTGAATAGTCGCGTACTTTCCTTCTTAGCACGACAGTAAAATTGCAGGAAGCAAATTCACACCACAATTTCTCTACCATGTATAGTTATGTGTGTTTACCCATTACCTATTACCCACCAGATAAATCATCTATGACTTATCAAATCCCAAATCATTCTCCTCTGCATATTCTTCCATAAACTGCATAAACTGTTCCCACTCCTGGGGAGACTTCATCAGATATACTGCTTCGATTGCTTCCGGTTTCCCGTTGACAAATTTTGCCTTAACTTCTCTGGTAACTAGCTCACCACCCTTGAAAATTAAGTACATACCAGTGATATCTTCTGTACTACTTTCACTCAGAGCTTTAGGATTAGTAAAAGTAAAAGTTGCTGTACCACTCTCACCAGTGCGCGATCGCGTCAAACGCACATCGGGAATTACGTCTTCGTCAATACCTTTGGAAAATTGAATTTTTGCCATGATGGGCGAATTTAAAGTTTTGTAATGTTCAAGTTAACATTCTCTCATCATTTAGAGCTGTATTGAGAGGATTTTTCAGATTTATTATCTCAGTATAAATTCTTATTTATGCTCTTTCTCTAGTATTAAAGTTACAGGTCCATCATTTTCAATATTCACCTGCATCATTGCCCCAAATTTACCAGTTTCCACCCTCAAGCCACTGCTACGGAGGTTATCTACAAACAGATTATATAGCTCCTCAGCCATCATAGGGGCTGCCGAACCATCAAAGGAAGGACGACGACCTTTACGACAATCCCCGTAGAGGGTAAACTGGCTCACCACCAGTAAATCACCCTGGATATCTTGTATCGATTTTTGCCATCGACCATCATTTTCTGTCCCCGGAAAAATTCT
The Calothrix sp. 336/3 DNA segment above includes these coding regions:
- the psb28 gene encoding photosystem II reaction center protein Psb28, translated to MAKIQFSKGIDEDVIPDVRLTRSRTGESGTATFTFTNPKALSESSTEDITGMYLIFKGGELVTREVKAKFVNGKPEAIEAVYLMKSPQEWEQFMQFMEEYAEENDLGFDKS
- a CDS encoding molybdenum cofactor biosynthesis protein B, translating into MNPIPHADKIGVTVTCAVLTVSDTRSQETDKSGRLIQDLLQAENHCIASYMIIPDEPVQIQQRLASLSENPVIDAIILNGGTGIAPRDTTYDAVEKLLNKTLPGFGELFRFLSYQEIGSRAIASRAVAGVYQQKLIFSLPGSSNAVRLGMEKLIIPELVHLVTQLRG
- the dtd gene encoding D-aminoacyl-tRNA deacylase, whose amino-acid sequence is MRVVIQRVRSSQVMVNGEIIGQIGRGLNLLVGIAHTDTEVEVNWMVAKCLDLRIFPGTENDGRWQKSIQDIQGDLLVVSQFTLYGDCRKGRRPSFDGSAAPMMAEELYNLFVDNLRSSGLRVETGKFGAMMQVNIENDGPVTLILEKEHK